The proteins below are encoded in one region of Styela clava chromosome 4, kaStyClav1.hap1.2, whole genome shotgun sequence:
- the LOC120325803 gene encoding uncharacterized protein LOC120325803 has translation MSKSLPIECWQDVLLDVLHSIRSLLCTATNATPHERLFNFARRSTTGYAVPTWLTNSKIVLLKRQIRRNKSDPYVDEVELLDANRHYAHIRYSYCKTSTVSTKHLAPCGDGTPLRSENNGSSPDNQPSQLPAKQADTEDSDYAPKISHPVINQSEIQEGEESQIFPVMMKNAKHPPMKKIDTPAPRRSTGEKRPIDRYLLGRGNFSVSISSQCNY, from the coding sequence ATGTCAAAAAGTTTGCCAATTGAATGTTGGCAAGATGTTCTATTAGATGTTTTGCATTCCATCAGATCACTATTGTGCACTGCAACAAATGCAACACCGCATGAACGGTTGTTCAATTTTGCAAGAAGATCTACCACAGGATATGCCGTTCCAACGTGgctgacaaattctaaaattgtTCTTCTCAAGAGACAGATTAGAAGAAACAAATCTGATCCATACGTCGATGAAGTGGAACTTCTGGATGCGAACAGACATTACGCTCATATTCGGTATTCATATTGTAAAACCTCAACAGTATCAACGAAACATCTTGCACCGTGTGGTGATGGTACACCGCTTAGAAGTGAGAATAATGGAAGTTCCCCCGATAATCAACCTTCTCAATTACCTGCAAAGCAGGCTGATACAGAAGATTCGGACTATGCACCAAAAATATCGCATCCTGTGATCAACCAATCAGAAATTCAAGAAGGGGAAGAAAGTCAAATATTCCCGGTGATGATGAAAAACGCGAAACATCCCCCAATGAAGAAGATAGACACCCCGGCTCCTAGGCGTTCTACTGGAGAAAAGCGTCCAATTGATCGTTATCTTTTAGGCAGGGGAAATTTTAGTGTTAGCATTTCTTCACAGTGTAATTATTAG
- the LOC144422059 gene encoding uncharacterized protein LOC144422059, translating to MKSAIILLLVATFVINSDGQFKISKAWKGVIRPIKILRGKNAKLLFKHRAKAAVLADMRALRELDEAEMNQMIEAVKMIRDMDEDEFNHFRDAQSVEDFE from the exons ATGAAGTCCgcaatcattttattattggtGGCAACGTTTGTCATCAACAGCGACGGTCAGTTCAAGATCAGTAAAGCTTGGAAAGGTGTGATAAGGCCCATAAAGATCCT gaGGGGGAAAAACGCCAAACTGCTTTTTAAGCACCGTGCTAAAGCGGCCGTTCTTGCAGATATGCGAGCTTTAAGAGAATTG GACGAAGCTGAAATGAATCAAATGATTGAGGCCGTCAAAATGATCAGAGATATGGATGAGG ATGAATTCAACCACTTCAGAGATGCTCAGTCCGTGGAAGATTTCGAATAA